A genome region from Akkermansiaceae bacterium includes the following:
- a CDS encoding TIGR02117 family protein, which yields MPSTTIPALALASLAILLSACSTEPAAVPPPAPSEAAGGNRIYVASHGWHTGFILPADEVRKAIPEFRRRFARADFIEIGWGDKGFYQAEEITAALTLRAVFWPTESVAHAVAIPGDPVEFFPTSEVEQLSLGDAELSSLLRFVSGSLRRDGGGAIVPMGKGLYGDSQFYGGVGDYHLFNGCNKWTAKGLQSAGMGISPAFKLTAGSVMRAARAMGG from the coding sequence ATGCCGAGCACGACCATACCCGCCCTGGCCTTGGCGTCGCTTGCCATCCTCCTTTCCGCCTGCTCCACGGAGCCGGCAGCAGTGCCGCCGCCCGCTCCCTCGGAGGCTGCCGGGGGAAACCGCATCTATGTCGCCAGCCACGGCTGGCACACCGGATTCATCCTCCCCGCCGACGAGGTGCGAAAAGCTATCCCGGAGTTCAGGCGACGCTTCGCACGTGCCGATTTCATCGAGATCGGCTGGGGCGACAAGGGCTTCTACCAGGCGGAGGAAATCACCGCCGCCCTGACCCTTCGCGCTGTCTTCTGGCCTACGGAATCGGTCGCCCACGCCGTCGCCATCCCCGGCGATCCCGTGGAATTTTTCCCCACCAGCGAGGTCGAGCAACTCTCCCTGGGCGATGCGGAGCTTTCCTCCCTGCTCCGCTTCGTGTCCGGCAGCCTGCGGCGCGATGGGGGCGGAGCCATCGTCCCCATGGGGAAAGGCCTTTACGGCGACAGCCAGTTTTACGGCGGCGTCGGGGACTACCACCTCTTCAACGGCTGCAACAAATGGACGGCAAAGGGCTTGCAAAGCGCGGGCATGGGCATCTCCCCGGCCTTCAAGCTCACCGCAGGCAGTGTCATGCGCGCAGCGAGGGCGATGGGGGGATGA
- a CDS encoding BNR-4 repeat-containing protein: MPSRPALLALLACLSAAQANPESRHELAASIDIAEVVSDFRVGFALLTAGDTQYAAYYDKERRMTVASRKLDSQQWAYQVLPSQVGWDSHNYITMAMDSTGCLHVSGNMHADPLVYFRTEKPGDITSLKAFPMTGKQEGRATYPKFLADPSGSLLYNYRDGGSGRGNHIYNKYDPATRTWSRFLDKPLFDGETERSSYPSGPILGPDGFYHMIWVWRDTPDCATNNHLSYARSKDLIRWESAFGEAIPLPIVLSEKQAWVDPIPSGGGIINGGASLLLRPGKAPLISYHKSDADGNMQLWVARPEKGKWGIHRLTDWDTPVQFGGNGSMGFIGISCSGLEEAGRGLLTMTYRHRDHGSGRLVIDGKSLKPLDRKLSIVPDFPQSLSATQSDFKGMSIRRASDSGKSPDPAVRYMLQWESLGANRDRKPPEPLPQPVMLRLHKLTLRQ, encoded by the coding sequence ATGCCATCCAGACCCGCCCTCCTAGCCCTCCTCGCCTGCCTTTCAGCCGCGCAGGCAAACCCGGAGTCCCGCCATGAGCTCGCCGCCTCCATCGACATCGCTGAGGTCGTCTCGGACTTCCGTGTCGGCTTCGCCTTGCTGACCGCCGGGGACACCCAATACGCAGCCTACTACGACAAGGAGCGGCGCATGACCGTCGCCTCCCGCAAGCTCGACTCACAACAATGGGCCTATCAGGTGCTGCCGAGCCAGGTCGGCTGGGACTCGCACAACTACATCACCATGGCCATGGACAGCACCGGCTGCCTGCATGTCTCCGGGAACATGCACGCCGACCCGCTCGTCTATTTCCGCACGGAAAAACCGGGGGACATCACCTCGCTGAAGGCTTTCCCGATGACCGGGAAACAGGAGGGCAGGGCGACCTATCCGAAGTTCCTGGCAGACCCCTCGGGCAGCCTGCTCTACAACTACCGCGACGGCGGCTCCGGCAGGGGCAACCACATCTACAACAAGTACGATCCCGCCACCCGCACCTGGTCGCGCTTCCTCGACAAGCCGCTCTTCGATGGGGAAACAGAGCGCAGCTCCTACCCCTCCGGCCCCATCCTCGGGCCCGACGGCTTTTACCACATGATCTGGGTCTGGCGCGACACGCCGGACTGCGCGACGAACAACCACCTGTCCTACGCCCGCAGCAAGGATCTCATCCGATGGGAATCCGCCTTCGGGGAGGCCATCCCACTGCCCATCGTGCTCAGCGAAAAGCAGGCATGGGTGGATCCGATCCCCAGCGGCGGTGGCATCATCAACGGCGGTGCCAGCCTTCTCCTCCGGCCCGGCAAGGCGCCCCTCATCTCCTACCACAAGTCCGACGCAGACGGCAACATGCAGCTCTGGGTCGCGCGCCCCGAGAAGGGGAAATGGGGCATCCATCGCCTCACCGACTGGGATACGCCGGTGCAATTCGGCGGCAACGGCTCCATGGGCTTCATCGGCATCTCTTGCAGCGGCCTCGAAGAAGCCGGAAGGGGCTTGCTGACGATGACCTACAGGCACCGCGACCACGGCAGCGGGCGGCTTGTCATCGACGGGAAATCGCTCAAGCCGCTCGACCGGAAACTCAGCATCGTCCCTGACTTCCCCCAAAGCCTCTCCGCCACCCAAAGCGATTTCAAGGGCATGTCCATACGCCGCGCCTCCGACAGCGGGAAATCCCCGGATCCCGCCGTCCGCTACATGCTCCAGTGGGAATCGCTCGGCGCCAACCGCGACCGCAAGCCGCCGGAGCCGTTGCCGCAGCCTGTCATGCTCAGGCTGCACAAGCTCACCCTGCGGCAATGA
- a CDS encoding sulfatase-like hydrolase/transferase, which produces MISFVFRTAILCLALHGGAGGAVKPNILVILADDLGIECLSTYGGITHKTPNIARLATQGMRFTHCFSNPTCSPSRATLLTGRYSFAHGMKQVIWNLETHADMYLDTRQPSFARQLKGAGYATAIAGKWQLSFLNQRNEINGFGFDQYQCWQIFTPSGERTSRFEKPHFNRNGTLIAAEIADRYGPDVDVAFLIGFMKASHAEGKPFMAYHTCLLPHYPWVPTPESEDQGYRLPDPDHKGDPKYFPDMVAHLDDNVGKLMRALDEMGVAENTVLVFLSDNGTDRDLVHRLDNGKDIEGGKGTMTDRGTRVPLIVRWPGRIKAGSACGDLIDFSDMLPTLCEIGGAPLPAGKIHGRSFMPQLLGEAGNPRDWVYIQDKEQRHVRGKRHILDSNGKLRPVTELWDDPAAAVSGKLTDHEEAELRKLKAVFGDLDGKPE; this is translated from the coding sequence ATGATAAGCTTCGTTTTCCGAACCGCGATCCTCTGCTTGGCCCTGCACGGCGGTGCCGGCGGCGCGGTGAAACCCAACATCCTCGTCATCCTCGCAGATGACCTCGGCATCGAGTGCCTGTCCACCTACGGCGGCATCACCCACAAGACGCCTAACATCGCCAGGCTGGCAACGCAGGGGATGCGCTTCACCCATTGTTTCTCCAATCCCACCTGCTCGCCCTCCCGCGCCACGCTGCTGACAGGCCGCTACTCCTTTGCCCACGGCATGAAGCAGGTGATCTGGAACCTGGAAACCCATGCGGACATGTACCTTGACACCAGGCAGCCCAGCTTCGCCCGCCAGCTCAAGGGCGCCGGATACGCCACCGCGATCGCCGGGAAATGGCAGCTCTCGTTCCTGAACCAGCGCAACGAGATCAACGGCTTCGGCTTCGATCAATACCAGTGCTGGCAGATCTTCACCCCCTCGGGCGAGAGGACATCCCGCTTCGAGAAGCCGCATTTCAACCGCAACGGAACACTCATCGCCGCGGAAATCGCGGATCGCTACGGGCCGGATGTGGATGTGGCGTTCCTGATCGGCTTCATGAAAGCCAGCCATGCGGAAGGCAAGCCTTTCATGGCCTACCACACCTGCCTGCTGCCTCATTACCCGTGGGTGCCGACCCCGGAGAGCGAAGACCAGGGCTACCGGCTCCCGGATCCCGACCACAAGGGCGACCCGAAGTATTTCCCCGACATGGTCGCCCACCTCGATGACAACGTGGGCAAGCTCATGCGGGCGCTTGATGAAATGGGTGTGGCGGAAAACACCGTGCTCGTTTTCCTCTCTGACAACGGAACCGACCGCGACCTCGTGCACCGGCTGGACAATGGCAAGGACATCGAAGGAGGAAAGGGCACGATGACCGACCGCGGCACCCGCGTCCCGCTCATCGTCAGGTGGCCGGGGCGGATCAAGGCCGGGTCGGCCTGCGGTGATCTCATCGATTTTTCCGACATGCTCCCCACTCTCTGCGAGATTGGCGGCGCCCCCCTGCCCGCGGGAAAAATCCACGGCCGCAGTTTCATGCCCCAGCTGCTCGGCGAGGCCGGAAACCCGCGCGATTGGGTTTACATCCAGGACAAGGAGCAGCGCCATGTGCGCGGCAAGCGCCACATCCTCGACAGCAATGGCAAGCTGCGCCCCGTTACGGAGCTGTGGGACGATCCCGCGGCGGCGGTTTCCGGGAAGCTCACGGATCATGAAGAGGCCGAGCTCCGGAAGCTCAAGGCGGTTTTCGGGGACTTGGATGGCAAGCCCGAATGA
- a CDS encoding sulfatase, giving the protein MKLDPKAGRSGKAPHTSLLIAGAIFALAALVLPSGHASAAEARKPNIIYILTDQWRAQAFGYAGDPNVKTPNIDAFAARSVNFRNAVAAIPVCTPYRAALLTGRYPLSTGMFLNDLHLPSKELTMAEIFKEAGYRTGYIGKWHLDGHGRSAFIPAGRRQGFDYWKVLECTHDYNNSQYYDNDDPQIRTWPGYDAYAQTKDAQAYIRRHAQAENPFLLLVSYGGPHFPHETAPADLMALYPAKDIRLRPNVPAAGQAAARRESRGYYAHCTAIDKCVGDLLGTIAETGIARDTIVVFTSDHGEMLGSQGVAPKEKQVPWDESIRIPFLLSYPPITGGKGRTVEAPLNTPDILPTLLSLSAIKVPETVEGEDLSAYVKGETDADRAALIMSVSPFAGYLQGKPYRGIRTARHTYVRSPDGPWMMYDNKADPYQMENLIGDPSHAGLQKELEEKLQARLRETGDDFLSPAEYHRMWGLKPDDRGCIPYGPDSPPQSPAKRP; this is encoded by the coding sequence ATGAAACTTGATCCGAAGGCGGGAAGGAGCGGCAAGGCCCCGCACACAAGCCTCCTCATTGCGGGCGCGATATTCGCGCTTGCCGCCCTGGTCCTGCCATCGGGACATGCCTCCGCAGCCGAGGCGCGCAAACCCAACATCATTTACATCCTCACCGACCAATGGCGCGCCCAGGCCTTCGGGTATGCCGGCGATCCGAACGTGAAAACCCCGAACATCGATGCGTTCGCCGCGCGCAGCGTGAATTTCCGCAACGCGGTGGCGGCAATCCCGGTGTGCACCCCTTATCGCGCCGCCCTGCTCACCGGCAGATACCCGCTGAGCACCGGCATGTTCCTCAACGATCTCCATCTCCCTTCCAAGGAGCTCACCATGGCGGAAATTTTCAAGGAGGCCGGATATCGGACCGGATACATCGGGAAATGGCATCTCGACGGCCACGGGCGCTCTGCCTTCATCCCGGCCGGGCGCCGCCAGGGATTCGACTACTGGAAGGTGCTGGAATGCACCCACGACTACAACAACTCGCAATACTACGACAACGACGACCCGCAGATCCGCACCTGGCCGGGCTACGATGCCTACGCCCAGACAAAGGACGCCCAGGCATACATCCGCAGGCATGCGCAGGCGGAAAATCCCTTCCTGCTCCTGGTTTCCTACGGCGGCCCGCATTTCCCGCATGAGACCGCGCCTGCGGATCTCATGGCGCTCTATCCGGCGAAGGATATCCGGCTGCGCCCCAATGTGCCCGCCGCCGGCCAGGCCGCCGCCCGCAGGGAATCCCGGGGTTACTACGCGCACTGCACCGCGATCGACAAATGCGTCGGCGATCTGCTCGGAACCATCGCGGAAACCGGCATAGCGCGGGATACCATCGTCGTCTTCACCTCCGACCACGGCGAGATGCTCGGCTCCCAAGGCGTGGCTCCGAAGGAAAAACAGGTTCCTTGGGACGAATCGATCCGCATCCCCTTCCTCCTCAGTTACCCTCCCATCACTGGCGGGAAAGGGCGCACGGTCGAGGCCCCCCTCAACACCCCCGACATCCTGCCCACACTCCTTTCCCTATCCGCCATAAAGGTGCCGGAAACGGTGGAGGGCGAGGATCTCTCCGCCTACGTGAAAGGCGAGACCGACGCCGACAGGGCCGCCCTCATCATGTCCGTCTCACCCTTCGCCGGATACCTCCAGGGCAAGCCCTACCGAGGCATCCGCACCGCACGCCATACCTATGTCCGAAGCCCCGACGGCCCGTGGATGATGTATGACAACAAGGCCGATCCGTACCAGATGGAAAACCTCATCGGCGATCCCTCCCATGCGGGCCTGCAAAAGGAGCTTGAGGAAAAGCTCCAGGCCAGGCTGCGCGAAACCGGCGACGATTTCCTCAGTCCCGCCGAATATCACAGGATGTGGGGATTGAAGCCCGACGATAGGGGCTGCATCCCCTACGGCCCGGACTCGCCGCCGCAGTCTCCGGCGAAGAGGCCGTGA
- a CDS encoding succinate dehydrogenase cytochrome b subunit → MNALTRSAAAYWQSSIGKKLVVAVTGLAMVLFLAGHLTGNLLIYAGRQAFNDYAEMLHTMGHGALIWVARIGLLVVVTLHVWATVLLTRQNRSARKQYEYQATIQASRSSRLMIVSGLTILAFIIFHILHFTVKAGSSFGDMIDVPHLAETGAIRHDAYGMVIAGFSPGILTFFAVAFYVIAMTLLCSHLSHGVQSMFQTLGLRSKKASDLIRKISVGYAVAIYLGFISVPLSIFLGFVK, encoded by the coding sequence ATGAACGCCCTCACCCGCAGCGCCGCAGCTTACTGGCAATCCTCCATCGGCAAGAAACTCGTCGTCGCCGTCACAGGCCTGGCGATGGTGCTCTTCCTCGCCGGCCACCTCACCGGAAACCTCCTCATCTACGCAGGCCGCCAGGCATTCAACGACTACGCGGAAATGCTCCACACCATGGGACACGGCGCACTGATCTGGGTTGCGCGTATTGGGCTGCTGGTGGTCGTCACGCTGCACGTCTGGGCGACGGTGCTGCTGACGCGCCAGAACAGGTCGGCGCGGAAACAATACGAATACCAAGCCACCATCCAGGCATCCAGGTCGTCCCGCCTGATGATCGTCTCCGGCCTCACGATCCTCGCGTTCATCATCTTCCACATCCTCCATTTCACGGTGAAAGCCGGCAGCAGCTTCGGGGACATGATCGATGTCCCCCACTTGGCGGAAACCGGCGCGATCCGACACGATGCATACGGGATGGTCATCGCCGGCTTCAGCCCGGGCATCCTGACCTTTTTCGCCGTTGCATTCTACGTCATCGCCATGACCCTGCTCTGCTCCCACCTCAGCCATGGCGTCCAGTCGATGTTCCAAACCCTCGGCCTGCGCTCAAAAAAGGCCAGCGACCTGATCAGGAAAATCTCCGTCGGCTACGCGGTCGCGATCTACCTCGGCTTCATCTCCGTCCCGCTCTCCATCTTCCTAGGCTTCGTAAAATAA